One Pyrenophora tritici-repentis strain M4 chromosome 5, whole genome shotgun sequence DNA window includes the following coding sequences:
- a CDS encoding TNG2, Chromatin remodeling protein, contains PhD zinc finger — protein sequence MVSPTSPDNAQTDINSKPTTMNSHITSKTAQIDTKTPTVISPNSTNTAQPDPKANSTTINSHTSSKTAQPDPSRPRGICFCNKPDYKAYIKPIMPCNNKRCRPRWYHKHCVGMDHIPAIFLDWYCDQCKHLAPPIPQDGKCVCNTPPYANGPMRECAKKGECSIRWFHYPCTKAQGDTGGKWICRECESRGEEQEEVSEEADKAAADGESGAEEVGAEEGGVEEVGVQEGGVQEVVILEGDVEEGGVEETGVADGTGGVSVPEDGAAQATKRKRDDEDETAPVENKRKSVGEDAGDEVGLAHSQSPEPEPSVEFQPSLEPQPSLEPQVEFCICGTPDNEEMIGCDNAECAHQWYHFECVGLTAATVPKGKWFCEECLQRYGEGEDTKAAR from the coding sequence ATGGTCTCTCCAACTTCACCCGACAATGCGCAAACCGACATCAACTCCAAACCCACAACCATGAACTCGCATATCACATCCAAAACTGCGCAAATCGACACCAAAACCCCAACCGTGATCTCGCCAAATTCAACTAACACTGCGCAGCCCGACCCTAAAGCCAACTCCACAACCATCAACTCACACACCTCATCCAAAACTGCGCAACCCGACCCTTCACGCCCTAGGGGAATCTGCTTCTGCAACAAGCCCGACTATAAAGCCTACATCAAACCCATCATGCCCTGCAACAACAAGCGATGCCGACCCCGCTGGTACCACAAGCACTGCGTTGGAATGGACCACATACCTGCTATCTTTCTGGACTGGTACTGCGACCAATGTAAGCATCTTGCGCCACCCATTCCTCAAGACGGTAAGTGTGTCTGCAATACACCACCGTATGCGAATGGGCCGATGCGAGAGTGTGCGAAAAAGGGAGAGTGTAGTATACGTTGGTTTCACTATCCTTGTACGAAGGCGCAGGGTGACACTGGTGGGAAGTGGATTTGTAGGGAGTGTGAGAGTAGGGgtgaagaacaagaagaagtGAGTGAAGAGGCGGACAAGGCAGCTGCCGATGGCGAATCTGGCGCTGAAGAAGTTGGCGCTGAAGAAGGTGGGGTCGAAGAGGTTGGTGTCCAAGAAGGTGGTGTCCAAGAAGTTGTTATTCTAGAAGGTGATGTTGAAGAAGGTGGGGTCGAAGAAACCGGGGTGGCAGACGGTACCGGAGGTGTCTCTGTGCCTGAGGACGGCGCGGCGCAGGCTACCAAGCGCAAGCGTGACGACGAAGATGAGACGGCCCCAGTGGAGAATAAGAGGAAGAGTGTGGGTGAAGACGCTGGAGATGAGGTTGGACTAGCACATTCGCAGTCCCCTGAGCCTGAGCCGTCTGTTGAGTTTCAGCCATCTCTTGAGCCCCAGCCGTCTCTTGAGCCGCAAGTGGAATTCTGCATCTGCGGCACGCCAGATAATGAAGAAATGATTGGTTGTGACAACGCCGAGTGTGCTCATCAGTGGTACCATTTCGAGTGTGTTGGGCTGACGGCGGCGACAGTGCCGAAAGGCAAGTGGTTTTGTGAGGAGTGTCTGCAGAGGTATGGTGAGGGAGAGGATACTAAGGCTGCAAGGTGA